The Tripterygium wilfordii isolate XIE 37 chromosome 17, ASM1340144v1, whole genome shotgun sequence genome has a window encoding:
- the LOC119981909 gene encoding anti-H(O) lectin 1-like — MFLFLFLFAFLNQASSFTPAPFPVPQITTGFSFASFTPASCSDGNLTCTGSVTSHDGYLSLTPEPQPGYLTLPLNQVGRVLYRYPLLAWPIVILTKFTFRILTSPYSTESADGLTFIIAPGSSPSPSDSCGSYLGIMDPAQDGHAGGQLAVEFDTYKNTGDLDANHIAIVTKSVIHPIQARSLNYTGIDLTSGRDIKVLIVLDGRTKSIRVHIGYASDPIGETFLEVPIDIPNTLPSFIYVGFTASTGFLTERHQILNWNLVSFPIKK, encoded by the exons atgtttctgtttctgtttctctttgcttttcttaacCAAGCTTCTTCATTCACCCCAGCTCCATTTCCAGTCCCTCAAATCACCACTGGTTTCAGTTTTGCTTCATTCACCCCAGCAAGTTGCAGTGATGGTAACTTAACTTGCACGGGTTCAGTTACCAGTCACGACGGCTACTTAAGCCTAACTCCAGAGCCACAGCCAGGTTATCTAACCTTACCACTAAATCAAGTTGGCAGGGTTCTATACAGATACCCTTTGCTTGCGTGGCCAATAGTGATCCTTACTAAATTCACGTTCAGGATTCTTACCTCCCCTTATTCAACTGAATCTGCAGACGGACTAACATTTATTATCGCACCAGGCAGTAGTCCCTCGCCATCTGACAGCTGTGGTTCCTATCTGGGAATAATGGACCCAGCACAAGACG GTCATGCTGGTGGTCAATTAGCTGTGGAGTTTGACACATACAAGAATACAGGAGATTTGGATGCAAATCACATTGCGATTGTCACAAAAAGTGTAATACATCCAATTCAAGCTAGGAGTCTCAATTATACCGGAATTGACCTGACAAGTGGAAGAGACATCAAGGTTCTAATAGTATTGGATGGGAGGACAAAGTCAATTAGAGTGCACATTGGATATGCATCTGATCCAATAGGTGAGACTTTTCTTGAGGTGCCTATTGACATCCCAAATACACTGCCAAGCTTCATCTATGTGGGATTCACAGCATCAACAGGGTTTCTCACTGAGCGTCATCAGATTCTCAACTGGAATTTAGTATCatttccaataaaaaaatga